In the Acidobacteriota bacterium genome, one interval contains:
- a CDS encoding CTP synthase has protein sequence MIDRNATRYIFITGGVTSSLGKGLAAASIARLLESRGFSVTIQKLDPYINVDPGTMSPFQHGEVFVTDDGAETDLDLGHYERFASITTSQANNFTTGRIYSRVIERERRGDYLGATVQVIPHITNEIKDAVRSLSDGVDIQLVEIGGTVGDIESLPFLEAIRQFRLEVGAQRAIFIHLTLVPWLPAAGELKTKPTQHSVRELRAIGIQPDILLCRCDRPLPTEIKRKIALFCNVSEDQVISAQDVKNIYEVPLHFSSEGIDEIITKLLDLPYRKRKMADWEKLVEICSHPKGEVTIGMVGKYVSYEDSYKSLNEALRHGGFAHRIAVDLEFVESEGMQPGQIDAVLDRLDGVLIPGGFGDRGVEGMIRTIQRARERGIPFFGICLGMQCAVIESARNLAGLGRANSTEFDAHTPHNVIDLLPDQRGLEAKGGTMRLGAYACRLTSGSLAHKLYEKSDISERHRHRWEVNNDYLEALEESGLKVSGVNPETNLVEIVERHDHPWFLACQFHPEFKSRPLDPHPLFRGFIGAALRYRRERG, from the coding sequence ATGATCGACCGCAACGCGACCCGCTACATCTTCATCACCGGCGGCGTGACGTCTTCCCTGGGCAAGGGGCTGGCCGCGGCCTCCATTGCTCGTTTGCTCGAATCCCGCGGTTTTTCCGTCACGATCCAGAAGCTCGACCCCTATATCAACGTGGACCCGGGCACGATGAGCCCCTTCCAGCACGGCGAGGTCTTCGTCACGGACGACGGCGCCGAAACCGACCTCGACCTGGGCCACTACGAGCGCTTCGCCTCGATCACCACCAGCCAGGCCAACAATTTCACCACGGGTCGGATCTACAGCCGGGTCATCGAGCGTGAACGCCGGGGCGACTACCTGGGCGCGACGGTGCAGGTGATCCCGCACATCACCAACGAGATCAAGGACGCCGTGCGCTCCCTCAGCGACGGCGTGGACATTCAACTGGTGGAGATCGGCGGCACGGTGGGCGACATCGAGTCCCTTCCCTTCCTCGAGGCGATCCGCCAGTTCCGCCTCGAAGTCGGCGCCCAGCGGGCGATCTTCATCCACCTGACCCTGGTACCCTGGCTGCCGGCGGCCGGCGAACTGAAGACCAAGCCGACCCAGCACTCGGTCCGCGAGTTGCGGGCCATCGGCATCCAGCCCGACATCCTGCTCTGCCGTTGCGACCGTCCCCTCCCCACGGAGATCAAGCGCAAGATCGCCCTGTTCTGCAACGTCAGCGAAGACCAGGTGATCTCGGCCCAGGACGTGAAGAACATCTACGAGGTGCCCCTGCACTTCAGCTCTGAAGGCATCGACGAGATCATCACCAAGCTCCTCGACCTGCCCTACCGCAAGCGGAAGATGGCCGACTGGGAAAAGCTGGTGGAGATCTGCTCGCATCCCAAGGGCGAAGTGACCATCGGGATGGTGGGCAAATACGTCAGCTACGAGGACTCCTACAAATCCCTCAACGAGGCCCTGCGCCACGGTGGCTTCGCCCACCGGATCGCCGTCGACCTGGAGTTCGTCGAATCCGAAGGCATGCAGCCGGGACAGATCGACGCGGTGCTCGACCGACTCGACGGCGTGCTGATTCCCGGCGGCTTCGGAGACCGGGGTGTGGAGGGCATGATCCGCACGATTCAGCGCGCCCGGGAGCGGGGCATTCCCTTCTTCGGCATCTGCCTGGGCATGCAGTGCGCCGTGATCGAGTCGGCCCGCAACCTGGCGGGACTCGGGCGGGCCAACTCCACCGAGTTCGACGCGCACACGCCCCACAACGTGATCGACCTGCTGCCCGACCAGCGGGGCCTCGAGGCGAAGGGCGGCACCATGCGCCTGGGAGCCTACGCCTGCCGGCTCACCAGTGGTTCGCTGGCCCACAAGCTCTACGAAAAGAGTGACATCTCCGAGCGGCATCGACACCGCTGGGAGGTCAACAACGACTACCTCGAGGCCCTCGAGGAATCCGGCCTGAAGGTCTCGGGAGTCAACCCCGAAACCAACCTGGTGGAGATCGTCGAACGGCACGACCACCCGTGGTTCCTCGCCTGCCAGTTCCACCCCGAGTTCAAGAGTCGGCCGCTCGATCCACACCCCCTGTTCCGCGGCTTCATCGGGGCCGCTCTGCGCTACCGCAGGGAGCGCGGCTAG
- a CDS encoding DUF4388 domain-containing protein, producing MSGERLPGNDAGLPRAGRIDGTPVPEVLWSLALERFSGSLVLTCEEQRKVLFFREGRLIFASSSDAEDRLGPFLLRRGQVALSVLLDAGGRVMRGRRLGQALVELGAMTQEEICKAVLDQVLDIALSVFSWRTGTWRLSRASLPLDEAITLDRPMEELVLEGLRRVEDWARIRKAVGGPRAIYRVRGGHLDTKVLLGLTERSLLEQLVHPCRVERLCREVYAPSYDVYRALWGLSILGLVQRVGPEAGAEPCSGAGEGLLEEEPAADLVLRLGDEGLTGVLRLFRGSEEGALFFREGRIEFATTNDPEQSLLVHLLRRGVISDRDHEMALRRLLTGKRVGQLLAEMGALGEDDIERFVCEQVLEVARQLVLWERGEYRVEEELPSEESIVLGWSAEDVVMAAMEHCEYSQMILRGVGGLETVYRLRPEYLDRLDRMQLRPGAWELVSLLREEKTLGELLAAREEADYEICRRLHGLCRVHVVEKVPEEEIADRVRVARTAPAPPIFAETPAEPAAPSSRETVQVEVRRDLSAPEMAPELFPADVTAGASNAWRPVLPEEEDEPLGGPEPRKIENRRIPVESAPMETDSGGESAPVVIEVPITAFGPFHSRRDPQTASPPEAVDAPLDPEATLKIPRHLLDLDASPAAEGTGGGEAVEAPVDVAAEPECGVEGASPVEEAAEDGTGWSEAFASRAERDSQAESAAEAEPAAESAEPFAEPDAAASAESVAEAAPAAEGPPAAPVGPPVPAEEAETEADVPALEPEATVTPDEAVLAEVKRFNRRHAAVFTRLRAEIGAGVRNYVRTCQRRLGVPVFGDLEPDSEGCFPVEELARRIEDLRRGGDGADPEALITTELSMVRELLSPARLKDIERALAALDE from the coding sequence ATGAGCGGCGAGCGCCTGCCGGGAAACGACGCGGGTCTGCCCCGTGCGGGGCGAATCGACGGCACACCGGTTCCGGAAGTGCTGTGGTCCCTGGCCCTCGAGCGCTTCTCCGGTTCCCTCGTGCTGACCTGCGAGGAGCAGCGGAAGGTGCTGTTCTTCCGCGAGGGCCGGCTGATCTTCGCCTCCTCCTCCGATGCGGAAGACCGCCTCGGTCCCTTCCTGTTGCGCCGCGGGCAGGTGGCCCTGTCCGTGTTGCTGGATGCCGGAGGCCGGGTCATGCGCGGCCGGCGCCTGGGGCAGGCGCTGGTGGAACTCGGGGCCATGACCCAGGAAGAGATCTGCAAGGCCGTTCTGGACCAGGTTCTGGACATCGCCCTGTCCGTGTTTTCCTGGCGCACCGGCACCTGGAGGCTGTCTCGCGCCAGCCTGCCCCTGGACGAGGCGATCACCCTCGACCGGCCGATGGAAGAACTGGTGCTCGAGGGACTGCGGCGGGTGGAGGACTGGGCACGCATCCGTAAGGCCGTGGGTGGGCCCCGGGCGATCTACCGGGTGCGTGGTGGTCACCTGGACACGAAGGTCCTGCTGGGCCTGACCGAAAGGTCGCTTCTCGAGCAGCTGGTCCATCCCTGCCGGGTGGAGCGGCTCTGCCGCGAGGTCTACGCGCCTTCCTACGACGTCTATCGAGCCCTGTGGGGACTGTCGATCCTGGGACTGGTGCAGCGGGTCGGACCCGAGGCGGGAGCGGAGCCTTGCAGCGGAGCCGGGGAGGGGCTGCTCGAGGAGGAGCCTGCGGCGGACCTGGTGCTGCGCCTGGGGGACGAGGGGCTGACCGGTGTACTGCGCCTGTTCCGCGGGTCCGAGGAAGGGGCTCTCTTCTTCCGCGAGGGGCGCATCGAGTTCGCCACCACCAACGATCCCGAGCAAAGCCTCCTGGTGCACCTGTTGCGCCGTGGGGTGATCTCCGACCGGGATCACGAGATGGCTCTCCGCCGCCTGCTCACGGGCAAGCGCGTGGGCCAGCTGCTGGCCGAAATGGGCGCCTTGGGCGAGGACGACATCGAGCGCTTCGTCTGCGAGCAGGTGCTCGAGGTGGCCCGCCAGCTGGTGCTCTGGGAGCGGGGTGAGTACCGCGTGGAAGAAGAGCTTCCCAGCGAAGAGTCCATCGTTCTCGGTTGGTCCGCCGAGGATGTGGTGATGGCGGCGATGGAGCATTGCGAGTATTCGCAGATGATCCTCCGGGGCGTCGGAGGGCTGGAGACCGTCTACCGGTTGCGGCCCGAATACCTCGACCGTCTCGATCGGATGCAGTTGCGTCCGGGAGCCTGGGAACTGGTATCGCTGTTGCGCGAGGAAAAGACTCTCGGCGAGTTGCTGGCCGCTCGGGAGGAGGCGGATTACGAAATTTGCCGTCGGCTCCATGGCCTGTGCCGGGTGCACGTGGTGGAGAAGGTGCCCGAGGAGGAAATCGCCGACCGGGTCCGGGTGGCTCGGACCGCTCCGGCGCCGCCGATTTTCGCCGAAACGCCGGCCGAGCCGGCGGCGCCGTCATCCCGGGAGACGGTCCAGGTGGAAGTGCGGCGGGATTTGTCGGCCCCCGAGATGGCTCCCGAACTCTTCCCTGCCGACGTGACGGCCGGCGCCTCGAATGCCTGGCGCCCGGTGCTGCCCGAGGAGGAGGACGAGCCCCTGGGCGGGCCCGAGCCGCGAAAGATCGAAAATCGCCGGATCCCGGTGGAGAGCGCGCCGATGGAGACCGACTCCGGCGGCGAGAGCGCCCCGGTGGTGATCGAGGTGCCGATCACCGCTTTCGGCCCGTTCCATTCCCGGCGGGACCCTCAAACGGCCTCTCCGCCGGAGGCGGTCGACGCGCCCCTCGATCCGGAGGCGACCCTCAAGATCCCCCGCCACCTGCTCGATCTCGATGCGTCGCCCGCCGCCGAAGGGACGGGGGGGGGCGAGGCGGTGGAAGCTCCCGTGGATGTCGCGGCGGAACCGGAGTGCGGAGTCGAGGGAGCGTCCCCGGTCGAAGAAGCGGCGGAGGATGGCACGGGGTGGTCCGAAGCGTTCGCGTCCAGGGCCGAACGGGATTCGCAAGCCGAGTCCGCCGCGGAGGCCGAACCGGCCGCGGAGTCCGCCGAACCGTTCGCGGAGCCTGACGCGGCCGCGTCGGCCGAGTCCGTGGCGGAGGCCGCACCGGCCGCGGAAGGCCCTCCCGCAGCACCCGTCGGGCCGCCGGTCCCGGCCGAGGAGGCCGAGACCGAGGCCGACGTTCCGGCTCTCGAGCCGGAGGCGACCGTGACTCCCGACGAGGCGGTGCTCGCGGAGGTGAAGCGATTCAATCGGCGGCATGCGGCGGTCTTCACCCGGCTGCGGGCCGAGATCGGCGCCGGAGTGCGCAACTACGTCAGGACTTGCCAGCGGCGCCTGGGGGTGCCCGTCTTCGGTGATCTGGAACCGGACTCCGAAGGCTGTTTTCCCGTGGAGGAACTGGCCCGCCGCATCGAGGATCTGCGCCGGGGCGGTGATGGCGCCGACCCCGAGGCGCTGATCACCACCGAGCTGTCGATGGTTCGTGAACTGCTCTCACCGGCGCGGCTGAAGGACATCGAACGCGCGCTGGCGGCTCTCGACGAGTAA
- a CDS encoding tetratricopeptide repeat protein — MSFFWLLLGLIAGLVIGTLAASGTLRWQRGRRRSGPYRQRVDAALAHVAAGDHAAAREALREATQLESGDDAIFLLLGEEMRQTGDYSRAEKIFDVVLARRELDPGIRSTCLLLRGRLMEDQGRHDEALEAYRQAIEAAPDRVPPVVALGRLHSRFRRWEEAIESADKLQRLAPERGRLVAARRRVLLAREKVAEGDAKGAVELARKAAADVPDLAAAQVALGDALYQLGKVAPAREAWIQAATLAPWLVPASLDRLESLASATGDRESVRHFATAEADKGLDPDVGWRVLAWLTDEALRRDALGEARRWCRELEAAAPRSATTARLWARLAAAEDGMQAGSTLLELLHRWQEEPIWIDPWVCRSCGRESEQLEWRCPRCQAWESFR; from the coding sequence ATGAGTTTCTTCTGGCTGCTTCTGGGGCTGATCGCGGGCCTGGTCATCGGGACCCTGGCGGCCTCGGGCACCCTCCGCTGGCAACGAGGCCGGCGGCGCTCGGGACCCTACCGCCAGCGGGTGGACGCCGCCCTGGCCCACGTGGCGGCGGGCGACCACGCGGCGGCGCGGGAGGCCCTGCGAGAAGCCACTCAACTCGAATCCGGCGACGACGCCATCTTCCTCCTGCTGGGGGAAGAAATGCGGCAGACGGGAGACTACTCGCGGGCGGAGAAGATCTTCGACGTGGTCCTCGCCCGCCGCGAACTGGATCCCGGCATCCGCTCCACCTGCCTCCTTCTCCGCGGACGCCTGATGGAAGACCAGGGCCGCCATGACGAGGCCCTCGAGGCCTACCGCCAGGCGATCGAGGCGGCCCCCGACCGGGTGCCGCCCGTCGTCGCCCTGGGCCGGCTGCACTCACGCTTCCGCCGCTGGGAGGAGGCCATCGAGAGCGCCGACAAGCTCCAGCGACTGGCACCGGAACGGGGGCGGCTGGTGGCGGCCCGGCGGCGGGTGCTGCTGGCCCGCGAGAAGGTGGCCGAAGGAGACGCCAAGGGCGCCGTGGAACTGGCTCGCAAGGCGGCAGCCGACGTGCCGGACCTGGCGGCCGCCCAGGTCGCCCTGGGTGATGCCCTCTACCAGCTGGGCAAGGTGGCCCCCGCCCGCGAAGCCTGGATCCAGGCGGCGACCCTGGCTCCGTGGCTGGTGCCCGCCAGTCTCGATCGCCTGGAATCTCTGGCCTCGGCCACCGGGGACCGGGAATCCGTGCGGCACTTCGCCACCGCGGAAGCCGACAAGGGCCTCGACCCGGACGTGGGCTGGAGGGTACTGGCCTGGCTGACCGACGAAGCCTTGCGTCGAGACGCCCTGGGCGAGGCCCGGCGCTGGTGCCGGGAGCTGGAGGCCGCCGCCCCCCGCAGCGCCACCACCGCCCGGTTGTGGGCCCGGCTTGCCGCCGCCGAAGACGGCATGCAAGCCGGCTCGACGTTGCTGGAACTCCTTCACCGCTGGCAGGAAGAGCCGATCTGGATCGATCCCTGGGTCTGTCGCAGTTGTGGCCGCGAATCCGAGCAGCTCGAGTGGCGTTGCCCCCGCTGCCAGGCCTGGGAGTCCTTCCGCTGA
- the kdsA gene encoding 3-deoxy-8-phosphooctulonate synthase yields the protein MPAPVTPVSLGRGLRCGGDAPLLVIAGTCVIESRDSALDHARALAEIAARTGLPLVFKASFDKANRTSLDSFRGPGLARGLEILAEVREVTGLPLLSDIHLPGQAAPAAEVLDILQIPAFLCRQTDLLTAAAATSRPVNVKKGQFLAPGQVGPLLDKLRRAGAAGVMLTERGSSFGYGDLVVDMRSIPALRGHDVPVVFDATHSVQRPGAGGSVSGGDPAYIPTLARAAVAAGADAVFFEVHRDPPSALSDGANALPLDRLEPLLVQLAALHALVRGHSGEPS from the coding sequence ATGCCCGCCCCGGTCACGCCGGTAAGCCTCGGCAGGGGGCTACGCTGCGGCGGCGATGCCCCGCTGCTGGTGATCGCCGGCACCTGCGTGATCGAGAGCCGGGACAGCGCCCTCGATCATGCGCGCGCCCTGGCCGAGATCGCGGCGCGTACAGGACTCCCCCTGGTCTTCAAGGCCTCCTTCGACAAGGCCAACCGCACCTCCCTCGACTCCTTCCGCGGCCCCGGGCTGGCTCGCGGCCTGGAGATCCTCGCCGAGGTGCGGGAGGTCACCGGCCTGCCCCTGCTCTCGGACATCCACCTCCCCGGGCAGGCGGCGCCCGCGGCCGAAGTGCTGGACATCCTGCAGATTCCCGCCTTCCTCTGCCGGCAGACCGACCTGCTGACCGCCGCCGCGGCCACATCCCGCCCGGTCAACGTCAAGAAGGGCCAGTTCCTCGCTCCCGGGCAAGTGGGCCCGCTGCTGGACAAGCTGCGTCGCGCGGGCGCCGCGGGCGTGATGCTGACCGAGCGGGGCTCGAGCTTCGGCTACGGCGATCTGGTGGTGGACATGCGCTCGATCCCGGCCCTGCGCGGACACGACGTTCCCGTGGTCTTCGACGCCACCCATTCGGTGCAGCGCCCGGGGGCCGGCGGTAGCGTTTCCGGCGGAGATCCGGCCTACATTCCCACCCTGGCCCGGGCCGCGGTTGCCGCCGGTGCCGACGCGGTCTTCTTCGAGGTCCACCGCGATCCTCCCAGCGCCCTCTCCGACGGGGCCAACGCCCTGCCCCTCGACCGCCTCGAACCCCTGCTCGTCCAACTGGCGGCCCTGCACGCCCTGGTGCGCGGGCATTCCGGAGAGCCCTCGTGA
- a CDS encoding HAD hydrolase family protein: MTTLKPFPDLSRIRLLLLDVDGVLTDGGLYYFAGQGFALRFHVRDGLGLRRAVAAGIVGGLVSGRSSPQVRRRAEELGLEEIHLGVEDKGAVVREILQRRKISSEEACFIGDDLVDLPAMALVGLPVAVADAVTEVRRAARLVTRAAGGQGAVREVIDRLLAERSTAEHERENHS; the protein is encoded by the coding sequence ATGACGACGCTGAAACCCTTTCCCGACCTCTCCCGCATCCGCCTGCTGCTGCTGGATGTCGACGGCGTTCTCACCGACGGCGGCCTGTATTACTTCGCCGGGCAGGGCTTCGCCCTGCGCTTCCACGTCCGCGACGGCCTGGGCCTGCGACGCGCGGTGGCCGCGGGCATCGTCGGCGGCCTGGTTTCCGGGAGATCATCGCCCCAGGTGCGGCGGCGGGCGGAAGAGCTGGGCCTGGAAGAAATCCACCTCGGCGTCGAGGACAAGGGCGCGGTGGTGCGGGAGATTCTCCAGCGTCGCAAGATTTCGAGCGAGGAAGCCTGCTTCATCGGTGATGACCTGGTCGACCTGCCGGCCATGGCGCTGGTCGGCCTGCCGGTGGCCGTCGCCGATGCGGTGACCGAGGTGCGCCGGGCGGCTCGACTGGTCACCCGTGCCGCGGGCGGCCAGGGAGCGGTACGGGAAGTGATCGACCGGCTCCTCGCCGAGCGCTCCACCGCGGAACACGAAAGGGAGAATCATTCATGA
- the rfaE1 gene encoding D-glycero-beta-D-manno-heptose-7-phosphate kinase, producing MAPHEPWTGRRLLVIGDVLLDRYLHGRVERISPEAPVPVVRLEGEEERPGGAANVAANILALGGQVDLLSVIGDDDAGQRLRRWCADSGIDPAGLRIDPRRPTPVKTRVLSRHQQMIRLDQEDDRPLDGEIGAWLGAAAERRLEKADGVIVSDYAKGVIGADSLGSILRRARQRSLPVVVDPKIRNFDTYQPATVVTPNQAEAAAAAGCEIRGDGDARAAAGRILQRLDVEAVLVTRGEHGMLLVPRRGAPTTIPARAREVFDVTGAGDTVAAVLGIALAAGEELARAARLANAAAALAVGRLGTAVVAAGELDALGEDDQDGR from the coding sequence ATGGCGCCCCATGAACCCTGGACAGGCAGGCGGCTGCTGGTGATCGGCGACGTGCTGCTCGATCGCTACCTCCATGGCCGGGTCGAACGGATCTCTCCCGAGGCCCCCGTCCCGGTAGTCCGCCTCGAAGGCGAGGAAGAACGGCCCGGGGGAGCGGCCAACGTGGCGGCGAACATTCTCGCCCTCGGGGGACAGGTGGATCTGCTGTCGGTGATCGGTGATGACGACGCCGGTCAGCGGCTGCGACGCTGGTGTGCGGACAGCGGCATCGACCCGGCGGGATTGCGCATCGATCCCCGCCGGCCCACCCCGGTCAAAACCCGGGTCCTTTCCCGACATCAGCAGATGATCCGCCTCGACCAGGAGGACGACAGGCCCCTCGACGGCGAGATCGGCGCCTGGCTCGGGGCCGCCGCCGAGCGCCGGCTCGAGAAGGCGGACGGGGTGATCGTCTCGGACTACGCCAAGGGTGTGATCGGCGCCGACAGCCTCGGCAGCATCCTCCGGCGGGCCCGGCAGCGCTCCTTGCCGGTGGTCGTCGACCCGAAGATCCGCAACTTCGACACCTACCAGCCCGCCACCGTGGTGACGCCCAACCAGGCCGAGGCCGCCGCCGCCGCGGGTTGCGAGATCCGTGGCGACGGGGATGCCCGGGCGGCCGCCGGGCGGATCCTCCAGCGCCTCGACGTGGAGGCGGTGCTGGTCACCCGGGGCGAGCACGGCATGCTGCTCGTTCCGCGCCGGGGAGCGCCCACCACGATTCCCGCCCGGGCCCGGGAGGTCTTCGATGTTACGGGGGCGGGGGATACGGTCGCCGCGGTGCTGGGCATCGCCCTGGCCGCCGGGGAAGAGTTGGCCCGGGCGGCCCGCCTGGCCAACGCCGCCGCCGCCCTGGCCGTCGGGCGGCTGGGCACGGCGGTGGTGGCGGCCGGCGAACTCGATGCTCTGGGAGAGGATGATCAAGATGGTCGCTGA
- a CDS encoding glycosyltransferase family 9 protein yields the protein MKSPRRVLVIRLGAVGDVVRTLPAVGLLRRAWPRARVAWAVETLSAPLLEGHPHIDQLVVLDRRRLQHLLRRLAPEAVRRIRDYRQSLRAFDAEVSLDFQGSLKSGLVAALAGAPKRFGFGARWAREGSHLFANHRVSLDPARRHRVLRAAALVEAAGVAPGGPLEADLALRPAELDQGRRRCRALCPTWPVVALAPFSSRRQAWKRYPLERWSAVARGLTERGVGVIILGGPGERQEAESLAEAAGHLAAVSTDLDLRGLAALIAACPVLVGGDTGPMHMAWATGARVVALYGPTDPALNAPFGKGHRVLAPPRPTSRRDADRFPGISPQRVIDSIFQVLESSTKETQP from the coding sequence ATGAAAAGTCCTCGAAGGGTGCTGGTGATCCGCCTCGGCGCGGTGGGCGACGTGGTGCGGACCCTGCCCGCCGTGGGGCTGCTGCGGCGAGCCTGGCCCCGGGCCCGGGTGGCCTGGGCGGTGGAGACCCTCTCCGCCCCCCTCCTCGAGGGCCACCCCCACATCGATCAGCTCGTGGTCCTCGACCGGCGCCGACTCCAGCACCTGCTGCGGCGCCTCGCCCCCGAAGCCGTCCGCCGGATACGCGATTACCGCCAGAGCCTGCGCGCCTTCGACGCCGAGGTGAGCCTGGACTTCCAGGGCAGCCTCAAATCGGGACTGGTCGCCGCCCTCGCGGGAGCCCCGAAGCGTTTCGGCTTCGGCGCCCGGTGGGCCCGGGAAGGCAGCCACCTCTTCGCCAACCACCGCGTTTCCCTGGATCCCGCCCGCCGCCACCGGGTCCTGCGGGCCGCGGCCCTCGTGGAAGCCGCAGGCGTTGCCCCCGGCGGTCCCCTGGAAGCCGACCTGGCCCTCCGGCCCGCCGAACTCGACCAGGGACGCCGACGTTGCCGGGCCCTCTGCCCGACCTGGCCGGTGGTGGCTCTCGCACCGTTCAGCAGCCGACGCCAGGCCTGGAAACGCTATCCCCTCGAGCGTTGGAGCGCCGTGGCCCGCGGCCTGACCGAACGGGGCGTGGGGGTGATCATCCTCGGCGGGCCGGGGGAACGGCAGGAGGCCGAATCCCTGGCCGAAGCGGCGGGGCATCTCGCCGCGGTCTCCACCGACCTGGATCTGCGGGGCCTGGCCGCCCTGATCGCCGCCTGCCCGGTGCTCGTCGGGGGGGATACCGGCCCGATGCACATGGCCTGGGCCACAGGCGCCCGCGTGGTGGCGCTCTACGGCCCCACAGATCCCGCCCTCAACGCCCCCTTCGGAAAAGGGCACCGGGTGCTGGCCCCCCCCCGGCCCACCTCGCGCCGGGACGCCGACCGTTTTCCCGGAATCTCGCCCCAGCGCGTCATCGACAGTATCTTCCAGGTTCTCGAGTCCTCGACCAAGGAGACGCAGCCGTGA
- a CDS encoding lipopolysaccharide assembly protein LapA domain-containing protein codes for MRVVLFVLLAVFVVVVLWVALANAGSPAELRLGIGEVREVSLAEVIVCSVIAGALFTGLLAVIEGLSLRLENLRLRRRLRKIEEELHDLRNMALEGATAPPARTPPSSGPTATDET; via the coding sequence ATGAGGGTAGTCCTGTTCGTCCTCCTCGCCGTCTTCGTCGTCGTCGTGCTCTGGGTCGCTCTGGCCAATGCCGGGTCCCCCGCCGAGCTGCGGCTGGGCATCGGCGAAGTGCGGGAGGTGAGCCTGGCCGAGGTGATCGTCTGCAGCGTGATCGCCGGAGCCCTGTTCACCGGCCTGCTGGCGGTCATCGAGGGGCTCTCTCTGCGCCTCGAGAACCTCCGCCTGCGCCGCCGCCTGAGGAAGATCGAGGAAGAACTCCACGACCTGCGCAACATGGCCCTCGAAGGGGCGACGGCCCCACCGGCGCGCACCCCCCCCTCCTCCGGGCCCACGGCGACCGACGAAACATGA
- a CDS encoding KpsF/GutQ family sugar-phosphate isomerase, translating to MSLETGRRVLRIEARAIESLAGRLGESFEAAVALIRGARGRVVLSGMGKSGLVARKIAATLASTGTPALFLHPAEAIHGDLGMIVEGDVVLALSHSGETAELLALLETIRRLGAKIIAMTGAAESTLAREADLLLDTSVEEEGCPLGLAPMASTSSALALGDALAAALMVAKGFSEEDFARLHPGGRLGKKLARVEQMMHHGDAVPRVLPATPMKQVVLEISRKRLGCTTVCTDEGLLVGLITDGDLRRLLERDPAPLEHVAEEVMTPNPQTIASRELASVALHLMESRKITMLPVVDDRGRLEGLIQIHDLWRTNLF from the coding sequence GTGAGTCTCGAGACCGGCAGGCGGGTGTTGCGCATCGAAGCCCGGGCCATCGAGAGCCTGGCCGGGCGCCTCGGCGAGAGCTTCGAAGCCGCCGTGGCGCTGATCCGGGGCGCCCGGGGCCGCGTGGTGCTCTCCGGCATGGGCAAAAGCGGCCTGGTGGCCCGCAAGATCGCCGCGACCCTCGCCTCCACCGGCACGCCCGCGCTCTTTCTGCATCCCGCCGAGGCGATTCACGGGGACCTGGGCATGATCGTCGAAGGCGACGTCGTCCTCGCCCTGAGCCACAGCGGCGAGACCGCCGAGTTGCTCGCGCTGCTCGAGACGATCCGCCGGCTGGGCGCGAAGATCATCGCCATGACCGGGGCGGCCGAATCGACCCTGGCCCGGGAAGCCGACCTGCTGCTCGACACCTCGGTGGAAGAGGAAGGCTGCCCCTTGGGCCTGGCGCCGATGGCCAGCACCTCCTCGGCCCTCGCCCTGGGCGACGCCCTGGCGGCGGCACTGATGGTGGCCAAGGGTTTCAGCGAGGAAGACTTCGCCCGACTGCATCCCGGGGGCCGGCTGGGCAAGAAGCTGGCCCGGGTCGAACAGATGATGCATCACGGCGACGCGGTGCCGCGGGTCCTGCCGGCCACACCGATGAAGCAGGTCGTACTCGAAATCTCCCGCAAGCGCCTGGGATGCACCACGGTGTGCACGGACGAAGGGCTCCTGGTGGGACTGATCACCGACGGCGACCTGCGGCGCCTGCTGGAACGGGATCCCGCCCCCCTCGAGCATGTGGCCGAAGAAGTGATGACTCCCAACCCGCAGACCATCGCCTCCCGGGAACTGGCTTCGGTGGCCCTGCACCTGATGGAGAGCCGAAAGATCACCATGCTGCCCGTCGTGGACGATCGGGGCCGTCTCGAGGGACTGATCCAGATCCACGACCTGTGGCGCACGAACCTCTTTTGA